ggagaattcacaaaacaattaacagatagatccgatattttttaccccacccacacctcaaaatgtgtcaacaaactagcgtggcatttactctttatctggaaaacaaacattttaaagcgaaacagactggtctctgacaataagatgactgaatattaacttactataaaaacacgcgtacatgcagtcttaaactaagaaaaatggttaaaatccaatgagtatccacatttgttttgctaatacatttgaccttccacattttcattctttaaatagcggcgtagcaatttggttatgtattcatacccatcttaaaataaaaagtgttttcattattttttggaacatatgtgtaCTAAttatacttcattgtttactgttcataaaactttgcaataaaaaacgagcgaatattaagctataagaatgaatagcagagaccTTTtttcagcaaaccgaaagtagaaaagttgacagctataattatgcatgaggggcgccccacgggtagcggcgtaaagcccacccttttcaaaaaagggggtaatttagaaataaataaaaaacaaataaaactccgaaaataagcataaaagaaacagaaaatttgtttatttcagtgtaagatcgtatttaatttcactcgtgatcataaaaaactacattttctatgacactcgtgaaataaaatacgatcttacactgaaataaacaaatatcctctatttattcaTGTGAGAGTACATGTGAAGAACCTATCATAGCATACTCCTTCCTAGAATAGCATGtataaatgattattaatataatatggtTTGAAATTCAAGGCATCTCTTTTTAAAAGTTAGAATACCATGAAGAAAAGCAGCAAAGCAAATAATGCAAACAACTTTTTTCGGCGCATGCGCGCAGAATGGCAAGGGTAAATAAGCCCAATACCTCCTATGTTCTGCACATTTCACGAACAAATATTGCACTATGTGGTCCCAGGATAATGTCTTGCGGTTGATTTTCTTGATCCTGCTAATGAGCAAGagagtaagttcaaaggagccTCAGTGTTCATCCTTTCACTACGAAGAGCAGTTGTTGTCAAAAGTGATCCGCATGGAAATAGCGatggaacaacaacaacaacgagtAAATGACGCTCTGGAAAAAGTGTCACAgactattgaaatatttaaaacggatgcaactgaaaatgaaaacaaaatacttgagGATTCTAAACTGCTGAGTTCGACATTGACTAAAAATGTATCTGAGGCAATGGGATATATGCATACGTTAGCAGGTATGTCACTTTCGATCAATAGTATTATTccgttatttattttacaaaaagtgCGCTTTCTTGGAAATTTTGACGCTTGTATGTCCTATGAGATTTatatgttcatttaaacaacttgatgtGCAATGTGTACAGTGAAACTCATATcctaaatattattatttctaaacgTGCAAAAATTGtggatgaaatattttgattaattacgatgtgttatttgtttgatttaaatgatcaaaacaaaggCATATTATTTGTGaacagataaataaatacaaacgaTATATTGGCGCCTAGTAAATCGGGGAATATTTGGCCACGTAGCAACTGAATGCAAAACTCCACTTGTAAACTTGAAGGccttatctgtacacaaatcacgttgtttttgttttgatcattaaagtcaattCTGTtacactaaataatgcatttaagtttttaaaaaaagtgtttgcatcaacctatatttcCCCCCtttaaagcattattttgttgtatatgctgaaaacaaacatttatgggTCAAATCAAACCattaggtttaaaaaaaaaggtgtTGAAGGACACAGATGTTGGTATTTCTCCGTACGccttttgtatattttcagagAAAGCTGGAACACCAACGATTGCATTTGAAGCAAAGGTCTTAAAGGATCTGAGTGTGTCATCCAATACAAATCTCGTATTCAAAGAGGCCTCGTTCAACCATGGGAACGGATATGATGTCATAACAGGCGTGTTCACCTGCCCCCTCAACGACATGTACTTTTTCACGTCACATCTCTGTAGTGCCTCTAGCAAATACATTGGATACAACATAGTTGTTGACGACGCTGTTCATACAAATGGGATTGTTTATGGGACGAATGTTCAGCATTGCACGTCGTTTGATGCTATTGCGACATTGCAAGTTGCAAGCAGGGTGTTGGTTAAGACAAATGGTTATGGCAGTAATTTTTATCAAGACTCCTACATGTTCAACACATTTCCTGGTGTTCTTCTTCATCGCTAAACGTATTTTTGGtggtttaaattaatttaaagggTTTGATAACACGTATTGCCGTCATAGTATTACGGTGAACGTCATAGGGATCTGACCGTGTTTGGTTGTTGTAAATGTACTTGCAATgatgtatgtttacatgaaactgtttatatttaatcaGACCATGCATTGGCTAACCTCTGCACAAGGAAGATTTAagtataaattatatcaatCAAAAGAAAccaatgacaataaaaaatccTGTCATCAATATGTGTGTGTATGATTAAACTCGTTAAAGCACCTAAATATACTTAAATGCGTTATATGTTCAAACTTCAAATTAAGGTTTGCGATGGATTAAGAACTTGTAATTTCATTCAGCCATGATTAGTAGTAATGTTAATTTGTGTTGCCTGgataacacatatatatttgttatgattTGAAAGGGAATTGCGTACTGATTACTAATGTATGTTATATCAATTACTGACAACAAAATAAAGATGATGTTATTACAGAtggtatgtttgttatttatttcgcctgaAATCGGATGTAATAAGACCTATATTGCATAATTTCAAGACCAAAACGGTATGTTTGtgatattattttggtatatattttattgttgctcTATTCCTAAAACTCTTTGAAcgatacaaaaatattataggATCTTCAGGTTTTCAAAATTCTTATTGTGCGAAACTGGAATATTGAAACGAATGACAAATGAGTCAGCTTACTATGATGGCTCATACTGCCCATGTCGCCCATAGGATTTTCAGAATGttgatgtttaattttacaaattcgAAATACCTGTCTATACTCAGCAGTCCTTATATAGTATGTCGACAGGGTCATAAGGTGTTTCAATATTAGGTATTCAAATGGCAGCAgccatttacatgtatgtaacacCATTATTTAATGAAGGTACACTAAAGTTTAATAATTCTTCCGCATTCGTTATAACAGTTATATAACTGGGATAAATTAAAATCGACATacctttcaaaaaaaatatcaaataaagatttatttacataagTATGGCttttgaattgtaaaaaaaacccacattcaTCCGCTTTGCAGGTACACTAACCAATAAATGTTGTCATATACATTCAGCAACAAAAGAAAGTATACATTGTAGTGACATTAATGATTGTAGTGACATTAagcaatgaatgttatcatatgcACTCAGCAACAAAAGAAAGTATACATTGTAGTGACATTAAccaatgaatgttatcatatgcACTCAGCAACAAGAGAAAGTATACATTGTAGTGACATTAACCAATGTTTGCTCAAATATGCACTTAGCATCAAGAGAATGTATACATTGTAGTGGCATTGACCAATGAATGCTATCATATGCACTCAGCAACAAGAGAACGTGTACATTGTAGTGACATCAACCACGGAATGTTAAGATATTCTCTCAGCAACACAAATGATTATACATCGTAGTGACATCAAACATGGAATGTTAGGATATTCTCTCAGCATCAAAGAAAGCATACACTTATAAAGTtcccaatatttttttcaaaattatggatcTTTACCGTATGCtggttattaaatattaaaatgtcttGGTTGTTATTCATTGTAGTGGACATTATATTGTCTTAAACACAGCTCtgatcatgttttatttgaaatcttATGAATAGGTTCGAAGGTGCAGTTAAATTATATGTTCACTAAGATTGGCGATCATTTTGGTAGTGGAAAGACATATTTTGAGCATCTCTGATTAAAAAGATGCCTTTAAATTTTAGAGTTTTAGGCAGCCCTTCTTTCACTAGGTAAATTTTCGTAtcgttatgtttcattttcatacagtttttttttcaaaagacttGGGGTAAAAAGAACGGAAAATATGCTGATACATTGAATATGGATAATCGTATATAGATATAAACCGctaaaagaaagaaatacaagatataaaatgaaaggaGAAACCTTATACTTATTATTGTCGTTGAAGGTAAATccccttgaaaaaaaaacatgttttaactttaccAATCAGTGTCACTATATCGGTTGAACTTGcaacacatacattttgaccTGAGAATTAAAATATACTCagtaatttatatgaacatcCGTAAAATATCCTGAATATGTGATATCTTACAATTGctgattttaaaacagtttcataCACGGGCTGAAATTCTTAAaccatcttaagtcatttctcaACGATTTCCTAAAATTGTCATAGTTGAATTCAAAGGAATGTACAAGTgctttaatataaaacttaaaGTATGTATATctcatataattaaaaataaataaaaatttgcTATAGTATAGAACACATTGTAAGATAGTTTATCATATAACCAATGAGATACTTTTGTGGTCATAATCTGGTAATAGAGACCACCAAGTCGAAACCATCGATTTGAAATACCACTTgactatatataataaacaaagtaGTTTGGCTTAAAAGAAAACGTCTTCAGTTCAAAAGAAAAGCTGGAGTAAAGGCTTACAAGACAACACTCAAAACTTGACATATAAACTGTTCAAGCTTCAAAACAAAACGATGGCACGATGGCAACAATAGTTTCAGATGGACTCGTACGTTCCTAGTTCTGTATTTTTGCGAAGCTGAATCACCAGAATCACAGCATTTCCGAACATGAGCACTCCTCCAACAGCCGTAAgaataaaggaccatccaaaaTCGTACTCGTTCGGATCATGCCGACCTCCGAAGAAGCCCTGGTTTTTCTTTGCAGCATATAGAAATATGCCGGACATGGTGAAACAAACTGAAAGTATGTCAATAGGGTGGTTTATAAAGACAATGCACAATCGAGTTACCACCATGCAAACtcattaaataatatgttaatagaattaaaacaagataaacattattaaagcaccgtttttgtaatgaaaataataatgtattttgtgtatAGATACTTTGAACTAAAAGGGTAAATAtgtttgacaaatatatatgaacTTATAGTATTTAACGAAAAGCCTGAAGTGCCAAATGGCCTTGCTAGTTGACTAAGGGTTTAAGGGTGAATTCAATTATAAGTCCCTAATCGCTTAATCCCTCCCATCATCCCCAATCCCCGATTTAAATAAAGAGGATGAAAACCAAATCTTACAAGACACAACACAGAAGGCAATAATGTTTCGGATTCTGTAGAGACTCTGTGGGCCTTCATCTTGTCTCACGTAGTTTACCAACAGAATGAGGCCAACCAGTAAACTGAGAAAACCGAGAATGTCTAACACACGGACCGCCTGTAGCCACCCTGCAAAATCTGGAGAGAAAAAAACGTGATTCAGTAACTAAAATTCATATTCTCAGTGAATTTTTAACATAGCTAGTTTTACGAACATatgaattcattattttaactaAACGAATTACTTTAAACTATGTTCTCTGACGTAGAGTCGATTCCACACATAAATTTGAGACAAATCAATATTTGTCTCAAATTTATGTGTGGAATCGCCCTATTAGCTCATTATGTCAGGTAGCTATAggtttgttttttctatttGATCCTACAACTACGTTTTAACTCCCATGTATTCATtccttttgtttttttcatccaATTCGCATAACCATAATAATATTCATACATGAATGTACGTCGGATAAACTAGTGCATGTATACACGTATACCTGGTCCCCTCTCAAGCTTCAAGCAGGGGTTGTTATTGGCACAATACTTCCAGAGGCCCTGGTGGAACTGCCCAGAATTCCGGGTTATCCAATTAGGCGTAGCTAAACCAATCACGATGAATACTCCGCCCATCAACGTTAAAAATAAGGCTAACACAGGTAACGATTTAGACATTGTGGAGTTTTGGTCACTTTTACTGTTTCGTCGGAGTGGTAGAACAATCACCTgatataaataaagattatcAGATTGACTTTTACTACTAAAGTAATTGTAATTTTATGTATATCATTGCATGTGTAACCATCGAATGCCCTTTATTATTGTGTAGCTACCAACTATTCAAAATCAGTATGACTAAAAAGTTAATTACTGTATATGTCATTAAATTAGTCATAATTTAGATCATTTTAGCACCAAACTTTCAATTTAGAGTCAGTTTTCTTTAATCTTCATAATTTATCCACTCTTGATTGATATAAACATCGTAATCGTCAGTCGTTTGTGGTTAAGAATTTACAAGTTAAATGACTAATATTTATACTTCCTGATTCTCTAATGTCATGTATATATTACCATGctacaatacatgtatactttatGTGATTACTTCCTGCCATTCAATACAAAAGCTTGTGCTATTGCACTCGATCGCAAAAccaatattcatttataatattaactaCCAAGGTATACAATCAGCTATTTACCTTACATCCTATTCAAGTCAGTCCAACAAGCAACTCGCTGCTTTGAAATCACGAAGGCATGACGGTAATGCGGCCGGTAGTTATAAAAAGAGTTGTTTACAACTGTGTTCAAGGTCATCAGTGTATGAATATTCTGTACTGTAACTCTGTGTTTATTTAAACGACGAGCTATTGGCAAACGGATTTTGTTAAGAGTACTTTTTCGTAACTGTATTTACTTCTCTCTTCCGTTAAGCATGTACAAATGACAGGAGCGTTCTAAAACTTTAATAGGTTTATAGCCGTTCGCTCAATTTTATAAAACCAAGTTAATAAGGTTAAAGAGACTCACTCATGTCTTTTGTCACCAATTTTTGTTACTCCCGCTGATGTATTTGAAagcatttatattataattatttaactcttggatatcaaaattgcagaaaaaaatacaattaaaatataacaacctGGTTGTGTTGGGGAGCGAACCAACGCCAGTACAgtaacaaaaaaatagaaaaccaaTACATTATCCTCTCGCCCACAAGGTGTCACTTTTAAAGCTAATGGCCATTAAAACCTTTCCTTAAAACAGCCTTTTAAATCCGGTTAGTAACGCGTTTCAAAATTAAggatttcaaagacaatatttcactCTTCGGCCTTTTAAAATCCGGTAAGTAACGCGTTTCAAAGGGtgtcaaagaaaatatttgagcatatatcagcATTTGTTGAAGGATTGCAGCTTACACATTGAGAATTGACCgttatattataatgaatacaaaaccTACATTGTACAAGAACCAGCTAAATAAATGGACTTAAGAAAGAAATAGCTATGGATCACATGTAGTACTTATCGACGTCTAATAAGTTTCATCTCCTTGATCTTGGTggtgaaacattttaaactaatttaGTGTTAATATAAGACGACCAATGTTCCAATATACGTATTTATCACATGCTATGCCTTGTTTCccactagcggatttagaggggggGGGCGCttccggcgcgcgccccctctaaaatcgtcaaagtttactttttatgccattttaggagataaaaaataataaaatacgcctataatgcatcatttccaactacaaattgttaatttttcttgatTGCTTAACCCCCAATCCttatgcaaacagtttatgccatacactttcggttcagagggaggggtgcatgtcaaaaggttgcgcccccttagttacgccccctctaacgttgattcctggatccgcccctgtttCCGGTCCAATATAAATAACATCATTCCGCGtgatattaaacaatttaattggaAACGATAATTGCTTAATTGGTTATATTCCAGCATGTCGTCCGATTacttcttatttgttttatgatatatttatagaaataaagTAGTTCAGTTTACCTTTATGCCATTTGAGGAAActgaatgtttgtatttaatttcatgaaaaatagtCTCAAAAGTtcgtcattttttatttaaagcgGAAAAGACgtaatgagcataaaacattgattttgacgTCAAATAACAGGGTGTCaccaattattttgttaaaagtaaaGTGTTTATGTTGTGATTATTACTGGATATCATgtgaatattcattttacttataaacgGAATAAAAACGATCGGATATAtgtctgtttttaaattatttcggGTACATTCTTGCATTGTATCAAGAACGGGGCATGTCATGGCTTTGTCGATTTGTGGTGTCCGGCTGGAACAGGTAGGTATATTTGTTAAGATTAACCAATTGAGAACAGTCTGGCACTCTACATCatataatgcaccatttcattCAATGAGCTCAGGACATATGTAAGAAAGCTCGCAATTAGATCGCTCTTTAACTTGTTGAATACGATTTAATATTATGATGACTAATCGTGGTAGATCCTATATGAAATGTATACTTTCCTAAAATATACAGAATTTGATCAGCGAATACAACTGAGAGTTCAgcatattttaagatatttatgtttgttgacAATTCATACCCGATAGTGTTGCGGACTTCCGCCTTAAAACTGACACTAGGTCACATGTATACGGGGCACAAAATAAGGCTTGGCCCTGTTTGTTTGTTCTCactatcagaaaaaaaatgattaaggaCTTTTTAACATGATAATGCCATAAGTTGTAATGGACAATAATAAAATTGGTCAGTTATTCATCATAGTTGGTCACCGCTCCTTAGCCCTATTCAGATAAAAATTGGTAAGTTATTCATCAGAGTTGGTCTCCGCTCCTTAGCCCTATTCAGATAAAAATTGGTCAGTTTTTCATCATAGTTGGTCTCCGCTCCTTAGCCTTATTCAGATAAAAATTGGTCAGTTATTCTTTATAGTTGGTAACCGCTGCTTAGCCCTATTCAGATTAAGAGGTCCATTGTCATTAGAAGAGAGCTGTCAACGTACTTCAAACAATTCAAGTTTATGTCCGCTTAGTTAATGCATTGTATGGACTGAGTGAAATGTGTTCGATGATCTGTTAACGATGTACATACTCTTAGCAAACGGATGTTCCAAACTTGAACTTAGAATGATATCTATCTAAACATCACTTTCATAGTTCATTGGCTTGCCTTGGAATATGTTTACAATTAAGTAGaacaacacaataaacaaactCGTTTTATAAAGATATGGAAAAacttgttttatcaaaatatgaaataatatcagAAGAAACTAAACAAGAAAGTGTAGTgcaaacataatttacaaaagtTTAAACTGTATAAAAAACGGAATGTAAATACGCAATAATTTAACATCCAATGAGTTTTCTTATATAGACAAAAATGCAGCATTGATCACTTACAAATTAGTCTCAAACTCTCATTTATAAAGCACTTACACTGTCAGTTGATTCTCATTTGAAGCTATGCTATAATAGTTCATACCACATATAAATCTGTGCCTTCaagcaaaaatatatacatacatatatagtagTTTCAAGCTAACATAAGCAAAAATAACCTgattttctaaattaaattatgaAGGGGCAGaaattgcattatatgcaaaatacaaTTATCAGACTTGGTAAGGTTGATAAGGTTGAATGGACatgcaaaaacataacaaaacattctaaattgaataataatggccataatttgcattaaatgcaaagctGAGTTGTCTCCCTTACATAATAACGTACACTGAAGAGTCGGGAGCTCTCGTccaaaatttcaatgcaataccagaatttctaagacgagtaacaaagggccataatttgcattacctacaaaatagagttatctaacttgataaAGTAGGTCCAATTGTAGATTATCGTTGGATTAAGTCTCAATGCACTAGTCAGATTATTGCTGAGATTAACTTATCACATGCAAAAGTTTTACCATGGTGTGACGCCGGCGCCGACGCCAGGGTTAATAGTAAAGCTCTgcttattcttcgaaaagtccAGCTTAATACTATGTAGAACAATATACAAGTACATTAATTTTAGTTGCAATGTAAGCTTTCGCAATGTAGATACTTTGTTCATTAAATGGATTCATAAGTTCCTAGAATATAATTTCTGCGTATTTCAAGTGTTAAAGGCCAAGATGACA
This genomic stretch from Mya arenaria isolate MELC-2E11 chromosome 10, ASM2691426v1 harbors:
- the LOC128205511 gene encoding uncharacterized protein LOC128205511, coding for MSKSLPVLALFLTLMGGVFIVIGLATPNWITRNSGQFHQGLWKYCANNNPCLKLERGPDFAGWLQAVRVLDILGFLSLLVGLILLVNYVRQDEGPQSLYRIRNIIAFCVVSFCFTMSGIFLYAAKKNQGFFGGRHDPNEYDFGWSFILTAVGGVLMFGNAVILVIQLRKNTELGTYESI